The Trichocoleus sp. FACHB-46 genomic sequence GACTCTCGTCAGTCACCCCACATCAAAGCGGCGATCGCCTCAATGTTTAACGGCTGGAGCAACTGCCCAAACGCCTCGTTGGTTTTGCTTCGCTTCTTTCATACCCTGCTGCACTACGTCCCAGTTGGGACAGTGATCAGCAAACTTCTCATAGGGGTAAGCCCAGCCAGCTACGACCATCTCGTACTGGACAAACTTCTCCTCGTCAGAACGCGGAGTTGGGACATTCACCTCGGCCACTTTTCTCCCTTGGCGATCGGTGTCAGCGATCGTTAGAATGACGTGATTGTTGGCTTGGGCAAAGAGCGACCGCAGGTGATCTCGACTTCTCACTCCCAGAGGTTGATCTAGTTGTGGTGCATTAACGCAAGCCAAACGAATTATTTCAACTCGGCCCTGCTGTTGCACCTGGAAGGTATTACCATCCTCAACACTTCCTGGGACCACATTCCAGTGCCCACTCAGCATCTCACCAGGGCTTTTGGTCAAGGCTGGTTTTTTCCAATTGGTGCTGGGATTATCGTAGTGGGGTCGAGAAGGTTGCGATCGCTGCCACTGCTGGTAAATAGGAACAGTGACAACGGCGATCGCGAGTAGGGGCAGCCAAGCAACAAGGTGCTTCATGTTAGGGAATTAGCTCTCACACCCCACCCCATCTTTGTCTCCATCAAATCTATGCGGGTCAGGTGCTATCACTGTGAACCGTCTCTCTGAAATGTTTCCACAATCTAAATCGGGTGGTCCGGGTGGGATACACACACCTGGATAAGCTGGGGAACAGTTAGAGGTTTGAGCAGCAGGTTGTGGAGTGGTAGGCCAATTAATTGCGGGGACAGGGGTAGAAGTGCCTCGCTTACCTGCTCTGAAATCCCACGGCATGATTGGATTAGCTTGGCTCCAGAAGGCTAGCTTTCGTTGCTTGGCCTTTGTTTCTGCTTGGAGATAGCGATCCTTGGTAGCAGCACAATCGCTTAAGTACTGCCGATAAACTACGGCTCGCCCCTCCTGAACCATTTGCAGATCCACCGACTGCCCGTTTTTGAATACCTCGGCTACGGTGCGGCGGTAACGGTCTATTTCTACGACCCGCAGTTGCACACTCTGATTCTTGGATAGAAACTGACTGAGACGTGTTGCCGCTTCCTTCCCTCCAGCTTGGTTAGCCTCTGGCGCGTCTATGCAGGCGAGCCTCACGGTGATAGGTTTTCCGTTCACTTGAACGCGCAGTGTGTCTCCATCACCCGTGCTAATGACAGTACCCGTTTGGTTAGTTTGGGCTAGGAGTCGTGAGGGTGAGATGAGGGCGATCGCCGCTGCCAATGCCAAAAATCGATTCATGCTTTCACCGGGAGGAGGCAGGTTTAGAGTTCCCTATTGCGGTGGAAGAGGTAACGCAATTGTTTGGCGTCAGATGGCGACTTTGCCAAGATGGGTCTTTGATGGTAAAACAATTAACTACTTAAACCTACTATCCAGCAGAAAGTCACTACGAAGAAGCTACTTGCACTGAGCCAGTAATGGCTTGAGATAGCACCAAAGGATCAAAACGCTCACAAGGTATATCTGTAAAACCAGATGAAATGTGGTCTCCATCAGCCGCATTATAGTCATAGCACCAAGTGCCATCGGGAGCGCCCCAAAAAATAGACTTTCCATCTGGCAGCCAGATCATAATTCCAAAAATTCCGCCACCACTGTGCCAGTATTGAGCGTTAATATCCCTACCCCGCAGTGTGTCGATTACTTTTGTAATAGAGTTGTTAGTTAATTCATTCATCTTCTACAATCCCATACCTCGATTACTCTAGCGCTATCTCAAAGTCTTCCTATACATATCTACTAGCTCCAATTATCATAAAGTGTTAGACATCTACCTCAACAGCTAAACTCTTGGCTCAAAACATTGGGGACTCATAGTATGTCTGCTTCTGACGTTCATTTGGTTTGCCCCAAACAAAGCCGTAGAGGTCGCCCCAGAGTAAATAACATTCATCCTTGGTAAAAAATCTTCCTGATTCCAAAATACCGATGTGAGCAATAACTCAAACAACGTAATAGGTGAAGCAGGATGGGATCTAGCTTTAGAGGAATTGCTCAGAAGTCCTGAAGACCCTATTCTTTTGCTTGATTTTGGTGGACAGGATTGGCGTTCTGCGGCTCGTCCAGTCTTAGCTAGAGGCATTGATCAAAAACAATATATTGTTAAGGGAAAACAGGCGGGCAGACAAATTGTTAATGATCAGATCGTTGCTCGATTAGGAGTTGCGATGGGTGCTCCAGTCGGAGAACCTAAAATTGTTGAAATTTCACCAGATTTACTTGAGTTGTACCCTCAATACGATTTCCTGAAGCCTGGGACAGCCCATGCGACTCGTTTCATTTCGAATTGTTCTGATGACCGCGAACCAATTCAATTTGCGCAGCACACTGACAACAGAGCACGATTTGCTTTGCTGAGTGTTTTGTTCGGATGGGTCTACAGTCAGGATAAACAGTTCCTTTATCAAAAGCATTACCCCAATCTTGTCTATTCTGTAGATCATGGCCATTTTTTTCCTAATGGTCCGCAATGGACAATAGCAAACCTTAGAACAATTTCCAGAGCTGAGGTAGACCCAGATTTGGTTTCAGTTTGTGGATTGAATCAAGATGAAGTAAAGTCAGCTCTTTTAATGTTGGCAGGTGTTACAGAAGCAACTATTATTCAAGCAGTAGCTAGCCCCCCAAATGAGTGGGGGCTTACAATGGAAGAACGAATTGTACTAGTGGAGTATTTACTCAGACGGCAACAAGAGTTGCTGGATGCCCTTTAGGCACGGTTCTGGAAGGGAGGTAGCGCAGATGGTAAATCGGTACAGCATCATAAAATACGTTCCTGATCCAATCGCAGAAGAGCGAATCAATGTTGGAGTGATTGCCTTCAATGAGGATGCTGTTCAAGTGCGTTTCTTATCGAATTGGGATCGAGCCCGTTGCTTCGGAATGGAGGACATTCATTTCCTAAGGAATTTTGCTGAGCGCATGGAAGATGCAGCTTTAGTAGGGCTATTGTTCCCAGGAGACGAGCCAGGTAACACTCCTAAACAGGATCGACTAGCTAGAATTGCTAAGGGGTGGATTAATAGTATTCAATTCACAG encodes the following:
- a CDS encoding thermonuclease family protein, whose protein sequence is MKHLVAWLPLLAIAVVTVPIYQQWQRSQPSRPHYDNPSTNWKKPALTKSPGEMLSGHWNVVPGSVEDGNTFQVQQQGRVEIIRLACVNAPQLDQPLGVRSRDHLRSLFAQANNHVILTIADTDRQGRKVAEVNVPTPRSDEEKFVQYEMVVAGWAYPYEKFADHCPNWDVVQQGMKEAKQNQRGVWAVAPAVKH
- a CDS encoding thermonuclease family protein, translating into MNRFLALAAAIALISPSRLLAQTNQTGTVISTGDGDTLRVQVNGKPITVRLACIDAPEANQAGGKEAATRLSQFLSKNQSVQLRVVEIDRYRRTVAEVFKNGQSVDLQMVQEGRAVVYRQYLSDCAATKDRYLQAETKAKQRKLAFWSQANPIMPWDFRAGKRGTSTPVPAINWPTTPQPAAQTSNCSPAYPGVCIPPGPPDLDCGNISERRFTVIAPDPHRFDGDKDGVGCES
- a CDS encoding HipA family kinase — its product is MSNNSNNVIGEAGWDLALEELLRSPEDPILLLDFGGQDWRSAARPVLARGIDQKQYIVKGKQAGRQIVNDQIVARLGVAMGAPVGEPKIVEISPDLLELYPQYDFLKPGTAHATRFISNCSDDREPIQFAQHTDNRARFALLSVLFGWVYSQDKQFLYQKHYPNLVYSVDHGHFFPNGPQWTIANLRTISRAEVDPDLVSVCGLNQDEVKSALLMLAGVTEATIIQAVASPPNEWGLTMEERIVLVEYLLRRQQELLDAL